Part of the Musa acuminata AAA Group cultivar baxijiao chromosome BXJ3-10, Cavendish_Baxijiao_AAA, whole genome shotgun sequence genome, AGCCAAATAGTCCAGGTGGGTTCACCTGCTTGAGGAAACATAGTAACCATCTCAGGCTGCAGAAACACCTGCATCTTTGATTGATTCACGCCAAGCATATTCTCTAGCTCCATCCTTGTCGACAATCTTGATCACAAAGTTTGGAGGAGCAACAACCAGTCTGGATCGGATTTCAATGATACACTTGTCAACTAAGTCAATAGCTTCCTCTAATGACATCCCGCTCTTGTAATGTCGGTCCATCATCGATAACGTAAAATAGGATCCATAACCAAATGCGCCCTTGTCAACTTTGTGGAGAGTAGCAATGTAATCGATATAGTAGAGAGATGGGCCAATATTCTTGTCATATCCAGCCAGCAAAATATTAACAAAATATGGATTCTGGGAAACCAAGAAGACGATAAGGCTTAAAATTCATGACATCCGATCCCAAATAAACACTGATTATAAAACGATTGAATAATTACAAAAGCAGATTCTCGAAAACAAGAGATCGGTACTTACAAGATGTGATATGAAGCTCATCATTACATACTACTTACTAATGAGAAAGTTACTCACGTATCGAGTATCAGGATAATTATCTCTAGTGAATTTCATATGCGGTTAAGTGGTCGAAGATTCAAGTCCAGTTATAAGCATCTAACATGCATAGTTACGGAATAATTATATGGGAAAGAGTAACTTTTTTATAAAAGGAAGTAGCAAGATAACTACCATTGTCTATCTAAAACAATATATAGCGCGAACAAAAACTATGCTAAACAAAAGTGGGGTAAACATATTggagaaaataaattattaagatattatcACTTAGGAAGACACATTTTTGTGATACTGATTTACTAACGTCGAACCAAAAACTTCTTAAACCTGGTAAAATTAACGCAAACTTGTAAGATTCTATGGCTTAATGAAGAGAACTCCTTATGCTGACAAATCCATTGATGACTTCCATGTCTAACAG contains:
- the LOC135650474 gene encoding proteasome subunit beta type-2-B-like; its protein translation is MECVFGLVGDGFALVAADTSAVHSILVHKSNEDKVMILDSHKLLGASGEAGDRVQFTEYIQKNVHLYEFRNGIPLTTAATANFTRGELAIALRKNPYFVNILLAGYDKNIGPSLYYIDYIATLHKVDKGAFGYGSYFTLSMMDRHYKSGMSLEEAIDLVDKCIIEIRSRLVVAPPNFVIKIVDKDGAREYAWRESIKDAGVSAA